One Acutalibacter muris DNA window includes the following coding sequences:
- the leuB gene encoding 3-isopropylmalate dehydrogenase encodes MKNYKLTVLKGDGIGPEIVDEAIKALDKAADKFGFSVEYDYQLLGGAAIDATGVPLPEETVNSCKAADSVILGAVGGPKWDKEPGNNRPEAGLLGIRKALGLYANLRPAVIFAPLRGASPLKPEIIGESLDIMVVRELTGGIYFGDRGTEERDGVKSAFDTERYSVPEIERIARVAFDMAQKRDKRLTSVDKANVLDSSRLWRATVDRIAKEYPEVQVSHLYVDNTAMQLVRDPGQFDVILTSNMFGDILSDEASMISGSIGMLASASLGGSGFGLYEPIHGSAPDIAGQDAANPLATILSIAMLLRYSLDEPEAAKAIEDAVAKALTKARTRDIYTEGCGAKLVGCGEMGDIVASLI; translated from the coding sequence ATGAAAAATTATAAGCTCACCGTTTTAAAGGGCGACGGCATCGGGCCCGAGATAGTGGACGAGGCCATAAAGGCATTGGATAAGGCCGCGGACAAGTTTGGCTTTTCGGTAGAATATGACTATCAGCTCCTGGGGGGCGCGGCCATAGACGCCACAGGGGTCCCCCTGCCGGAGGAGACCGTCAATTCCTGCAAGGCGGCGGATTCGGTGATACTGGGCGCAGTGGGCGGGCCCAAGTGGGACAAGGAGCCCGGGAACAACAGGCCCGAAGCGGGGCTTCTGGGCATACGCAAGGCCTTGGGGCTCTACGCCAACCTGCGTCCCGCCGTGATATTCGCGCCCCTGCGGGGCGCGTCTCCCCTGAAGCCCGAGATAATCGGGGAGAGCCTTGACATAATGGTGGTCAGAGAGCTCACCGGGGGCATCTACTTCGGGGACAGGGGCACCGAGGAGAGGGACGGCGTGAAGTCCGCCTTTGACACCGAGCGGTACTCCGTGCCGGAGATAGAACGCATTGCCCGGGTGGCCTTTGACATGGCCCAAAAGCGTGATAAACGGCTTACAAGCGTGGACAAGGCCAACGTGCTGGACAGTTCCAGGTTATGGCGGGCCACGGTGGACAGGATAGCAAAGGAGTACCCCGAGGTGCAGGTCAGCCATCTGTACGTGGATAATACCGCCATGCAGCTGGTCCGGGACCCGGGGCAGTTCGACGTGATACTTACCTCCAATATGTTCGGGGATATTCTCTCGGACGAGGCCTCCATGATAAGCGGCTCCATCGGTATGCTGGCCTCGGCTAGTTTAGGCGGCAGCGGCTTCGGACTGTACGAGCCTATCCATGGCTCCGCCCCTGACATCGCCGGACAGGACGCGGCGAACCCGCTGGCAACCATACTGTCAATAGCCATGCTGCTTCGGTACTCTCTGGACGAGCCCGAGGCTGCGAAGGCCATAGAGGACGCTGTGGCAAAGGCGCTCACCAAGGCCCGCACCCGGGATATCTACACCGAGGGCTGCGGCGCGAAGCTGGTGGGGTGCGGGGAGATGGGGGACATAGTGGCCTCCCTTATCTGA
- a CDS encoding helix-turn-helix domain-containing protein, with amino-acid sequence MPLGDGLYLMGRSGRCAPLYVHTFQVFAMGIGKRYEDLHTVPERLRWCRLRLGLMQKEVAQRVGISQTLYEEMERGDCQEYPAYAVDKLAELYQVPVEDLLDEYSRFLYGGPVDRIRYARKRLGLSRKAFAELAGVGEKSVRDWEMGRKKTRKKSWERLKAVLIL; translated from the coding sequence ATGCCTTTGGGGGATGGACTGTACCTGATGGGCCGGAGCGGCAGGTGTGCGCCGCTTTATGTGCACACGTTCCAGGTGTTCGCAATGGGGATAGGCAAGAGGTATGAAGACTTGCACACCGTGCCAGAGAGACTGCGTTGGTGTCGGCTTAGGTTAGGGTTGATGCAGAAAGAGGTGGCCCAGCGGGTGGGTATCTCTCAAACTCTGTATGAGGAGATGGAGCGCGGGGACTGCCAGGAGTATCCGGCTTATGCGGTGGACAAGCTGGCAGAGCTATATCAGGTGCCGGTGGAGGATTTGCTGGACGAGTATAGCCGGTTCCTCTATGGCGGGCCGGTTGACCGGATACGGTACGCTCGGAAAAGGCTGGGGTTGAGCCGGAAGGCATTTGCGGAGCTGGCGGGGGTCGGGGAGAAGTCGGTGCGGGATTGGGAGATGGGACGGAAAAAGACCAGGAAAAAGAGCTGGGAGAGGCTGAAAGCGGTTTTGATTCTGTAG
- a CDS encoding YhfC family intramembrane metalloprotease → MQNVPNIFQSVIVLAITSLLLLALPVIAALVWRRRAKPSFVPLFLGAAGFLLFARVLELGVHMVCIVMDNPVSRTILSSTPLYVLYGASMAGIFEECGRYVFLRFTMKKHRGREDYVMYGIGHGGIEVFVILMGILSYLVTAVLLMLQGPEATGKMLDPTGAGNIGPALEAAASFGPMMGLLNIVERVLVMSAHISLTLVVAYGLDTGKSRLYLPLAILAHALVDVFAALYQRGAVSMLLCEGWVLLWAVLLAVWAVRLYKKLNTSPANS, encoded by the coding sequence ATGCAGAACGTACCAAACATATTTCAGTCCGTAATAGTCCTGGCCATAACCTCCCTGCTCCTGCTGGCGCTGCCCGTAATCGCGGCCCTCGTCTGGAGAAGGCGCGCAAAGCCCAGCTTCGTGCCCCTGTTCCTGGGGGCGGCGGGCTTCCTGCTCTTTGCTCGGGTGTTGGAGCTGGGGGTACATATGGTGTGCATCGTCATGGACAACCCCGTCTCCCGCACGATACTTTCAAGCACGCCCCTCTACGTGCTCTACGGCGCGTCTATGGCCGGTATCTTCGAGGAGTGCGGGCGCTATGTCTTTTTGCGCTTCACCATGAAGAAGCACCGCGGCAGAGAGGACTACGTCATGTACGGCATAGGCCACGGCGGCATAGAGGTCTTTGTCATACTCATGGGCATTTTGAGCTATCTGGTGACAGCCGTGCTGTTGATGCTCCAGGGCCCCGAAGCCACAGGAAAAATGCTGGACCCCACAGGCGCCGGTAATATCGGCCCCGCCCTGGAGGCCGCGGCCAGCTTCGGCCCCATGATGGGGCTGCTGAACATTGTGGAGCGCGTACTAGTCATGTCCGCGCACATCTCCCTGACCCTGGTGGTGGCCTATGGGCTGGACACGGGCAAGAGCCGCCTGTACCTGCCCCTGGCTATCCTGGCCCACGCTTTAGTGGACGTTTTCGCCGCCCTGTACCAGCGTGGCGCGGTGAGTATGCTTCTCTGCGAGGGCTGGGTGCTTTTGTGGGCGGTGCTGCTGGCGGTCTGGGCCGTCAGGCTCTATAAAAAGCTCAATACTTCCCCCGCAAATTCTTAA
- a CDS encoding type II toxin-antitoxin system RelE/ParE family toxin encodes MTKLHISDDARADMAEIKAYISEGLGNPQAARSTAKKITQRIRQLQDFPLMGPPLNSIVALESEYRFLVSGNYLIFYRAEGNDVYVDRVFYGRRNYPELLFGAAGLSEDEE; translated from the coding sequence ATGACTAAACTTCACATATCCGATGATGCGCGGGCCGATATGGCCGAAATCAAGGCCTATATTTCCGAGGGGCTGGGCAACCCCCAGGCAGCTAGATCCACCGCTAAGAAAATCACCCAGCGCATCCGCCAGCTTCAGGACTTCCCGCTCATGGGACCGCCGCTGAACTCCATTGTGGCCCTTGAGAGCGAGTACCGCTTTCTGGTTTCCGGCAACTACCTGATTTTTTACCGGGCGGAAGGGAACGACGTGTACGTTGACCGAGTTTTCTACGGCCGCCGGAACTATCCCGAGCTGCTCTTTGGAGCCGCCGGTCTTTCAGAAGATGAAGAATAA
- the asnA gene encoding aspartate--ammonia ligase, whose protein sequence is MTTIPEGYVSTLSLYDTQKAIGLIKNVFQVKLCAALHLKRVTAPLFVDPSTGLNDDLNGVERPVGFDIPAVGIDGQVVHSLAKWKRLALHDYGFYVGNGLVTDMNAIRRDEELDNLHSVYVDQWDWEKVIDRESRNIGFLQETVGRIVSAVCGTLDELKWQFSDLPVDLCRDVTFITAQELEDMWPELSSKERENRFTKEHKTVFIEGIGGKLKSGKLHDGRAPDYDDWALNGDLFFWHEPLGCAMEISSMGIRVDPESLDSQLKEAGCEHRRALPFHKLLLAGELPLTIGGGIGQSRLCMLLLGKAHIGEVQASLWDSDTREKCREAGIVLL, encoded by the coding sequence ATGACGACAATACCCGAGGGCTATGTCTCCACCCTCAGCCTTTACGACACCCAAAAGGCCATCGGCCTTATAAAGAACGTGTTTCAGGTGAAGCTCTGCGCGGCCCTGCATTTAAAGCGGGTCACAGCGCCCCTCTTTGTGGATCCCTCAACGGGCCTTAACGATGACCTCAACGGCGTGGAGCGCCCGGTGGGCTTCGACATCCCCGCCGTGGGGATAGACGGCCAGGTGGTGCACTCCCTGGCAAAGTGGAAGCGGCTGGCCCTTCACGACTACGGCTTCTATGTGGGCAACGGCCTTGTGACGGACATGAACGCCATACGCCGGGACGAGGAGCTGGACAATCTCCACTCGGTCTATGTGGACCAGTGGGACTGGGAGAAGGTCATAGACCGGGAGAGCAGAAATATAGGCTTTTTGCAGGAGACGGTCGGAAGGATAGTCAGCGCCGTCTGCGGCACTTTGGATGAGCTCAAATGGCAGTTTTCGGACCTGCCCGTGGACCTGTGCCGTGACGTGACCTTCATAACCGCCCAGGAGCTGGAGGATATGTGGCCCGAGCTTAGCTCCAAGGAGCGCGAGAACCGATTCACAAAAGAGCATAAGACGGTGTTCATAGAGGGCATCGGCGGTAAACTGAAGAGTGGAAAGCTCCACGACGGCCGGGCCCCCGACTACGACGACTGGGCCCTTAACGGCGACCTGTTCTTCTGGCACGAGCCCTTAGGCTGCGCCATGGAGATAAGCAGCATGGGCATAAGGGTGGACCCGGAGAGCCTTGACAGCCAGCTTAAAGAAGCCGGCTGTGAGCACAGGCGGGCGCTGCCCTTCCACAAGCTGCTCCTGGCAGGAGAACTGCCCCTTACCATAGGCGGCGGCATCGGTCAGAGCCGTCTCTGTATGCTGCTTCTTGGCAAGGCCCACATCGGCGAGGTCCAGGCCTCCCTCTGGGACAGCGACACCCGGGAGAAGTGCAGAGAGGCCGGAATAGTCCTGCTGTAA
- a CDS encoding sigma-70 family RNA polymerase sigma factor: MFFANFLDLLSHAVYLLLHVTGAGSFPRALGAQAERQALSEMAAGSAAARQRLIEHNLRLVAHIVKKYYVSGSDQEDLVSIGTIGLIKAVDTFDAGKGIRLSSYASKCIENAMLTRERYGG, translated from the coding sequence ATGTTTTTTGCAAATTTCCTCGACCTCCTGTCCCACGCCGTCTACCTTCTCCTGCACGTCACCGGTGCGGGAAGTTTCCCCCGGGCGCTGGGCGCCCAGGCCGAGCGGCAGGCCCTCTCGGAGATGGCCGCAGGCAGCGCCGCCGCCCGGCAGCGGCTTATAGAACATAACCTGCGGCTGGTGGCGCATATCGTGAAGAAATACTATGTCAGCGGCAGCGACCAGGAGGATCTGGTTTCGATAGGGACAATAGGGCTGATAAAGGCGGTGGATACCTTTGACGCGGGGAAAGGGATACGGCTTTCCAGTTATGCTTCTAAGTGTATTGAAAATGCTATGCTAACACGAGAGAGATATGGCGGGTAA
- a CDS encoding type II toxin-antitoxin system prevent-host-death family antitoxin: protein MPNIKPISDLRNYTEVLRDVDVGAPVFLTRNGRGKYAILDMADYEKLQASIWLMNELEKGRRSGEEKGWLSIEEVERSLGIADD from the coding sequence ATGCCGAACATCAAGCCTATCTCTGACCTGAGAAACTACACCGAGGTCCTGCGGGACGTGGACGTGGGCGCGCCGGTCTTCCTGACCCGCAACGGCCGGGGCAAGTACGCCATTCTGGACATGGCCGACTATGAGAAGCTACAAGCCTCTATCTGGCTGATGAACGAGCTGGAAAAGGGGCGGCGCTCCGGCGAGGAAAAGGGCTGGCTGAGCATTGAGGAAGTGGAAAGGAGCCTGGGGATTGCCGATGACTAA
- a CDS encoding RidA family protein translates to MNKTITAQNAPAAVGPYCHAKLCGNTLYTSGQLGLVPATGELPDGVEAQARQALENLKAVLEASGMALSDVAKTTVFLADINDFAAINAIYAEYFTGEAPARSCVQVAALPKGALFEIEAVAVK, encoded by the coding sequence ATGAACAAGACAATAACAGCTCAAAATGCCCCTGCCGCCGTGGGCCCCTACTGCCACGCAAAGCTCTGCGGCAATACTCTCTACACCTCCGGCCAGCTGGGGCTCGTCCCCGCCACAGGAGAGCTGCCCGACGGGGTAGAAGCCCAAGCCAGGCAGGCCCTTGAGAACCTTAAAGCCGTGCTTGAAGCCAGCGGCATGGCCCTCTCAGATGTGGCCAAGACCACCGTATTTTTGGCAGACATCAACGACTTCGCGGCTATAAACGCCATTTACGCCGAGTATTTCACCGGCGAGGCCCCTGCCCGCTCCTGCGTCCAGGTGGCGGCCCTTCCCAAGGGCGCACTCTTTGAGATAGAGGCCGTCGCAGTAAAGTAA
- a CDS encoding sugar phosphate isomerase/epimerase family protein, which produces MKLGAQLFTLREYTQTEKDLDYSLMRVAQMGYTTVQISAVGPIAPERVRELCDKHGLEIVLTHTDPNRILNDTENVIKEHDVMGCKYIGIGMMPKKYCSPEWLWHFADDYKEAARKIAAAGKLLMYHNHNVEFQKFGGKLVIDTLLENFAPGELGFTLDTYWVHMGGADVCAWMEKLSGRIPCIHLKDMAVSGWEPVMAPVGEGNLDFDKIIKTAKRCGTEHLLVEQDTCVGSPFDCLEISFKNLRGKY; this is translated from the coding sequence GTGAAACTAGGCGCGCAGCTTTTCACCTTACGCGAGTACACCCAGACGGAAAAGGACCTGGACTACTCCCTTATGCGGGTGGCCCAAATGGGCTATACCACCGTGCAGATATCGGCCGTAGGGCCCATCGCCCCGGAGCGGGTCCGGGAGCTCTGCGATAAGCACGGACTCGAGATAGTGCTGACCCATACGGACCCCAACCGTATTCTGAACGACACAGAGAACGTCATAAAAGAGCACGACGTCATGGGCTGTAAGTACATAGGCATCGGCATGATGCCCAAGAAATACTGCTCTCCCGAATGGCTTTGGCACTTCGCCGATGACTATAAAGAGGCCGCAAGGAAAATTGCCGCCGCAGGCAAGCTGCTGATGTACCATAATCACAACGTGGAGTTCCAGAAGTTCGGCGGCAAGCTGGTGATAGACACCCTGCTGGAGAACTTCGCCCCCGGTGAGCTGGGCTTTACCCTGGACACCTACTGGGTGCATATGGGCGGCGCTGACGTGTGCGCCTGGATGGAGAAGCTCTCTGGGCGCATACCTTGCATACACCTTAAGGATATGGCCGTAAGCGGCTGGGAGCCGGTGATGGCCCCGGTGGGGGAGGGTAACCTGGACTTTGATAAAATTATTAAGACGGCAAAGAGGTGCGGGACAGAGCATCTTCTGGTGGAGCAGGACACCTGCGTGGGCAGCCCCTTCGACTGCCTTGAGATAAGCTTTAAGAATTTGCGGGGGAAGTATTGA
- a CDS encoding asparaginase: MKKILLIATGGTIASRKTGTGLAPGFSAEELLARVPEVRGLCRVEAVQPLNLDSTNISPGDWLLIAEVIEENYGRFDGFVICHGTDTLAYTAAALSYLIQNTGKPIVLTGAQRPIDREDTDARQNLLDSFSYACSGDSGVCIVFGGHVIAGTRARKTRTKSYNAFSSLNFPDIAELRDRRVVRFIPYKGAGEPVFTHKLNTRVALLKLIPGLPPEMFTSFGGLCDGLIIESYGVGGIPDAYLSELESILNAGKTVVLATQVPQEGSDLSVYQVGHRLKEREGLLEPYDMTLEAAVTKLMWALARTREPGEVRRLFYTPVNYDLLF; this comes from the coding sequence ATGAAAAAGATACTGCTCATCGCCACCGGCGGCACCATCGCCTCCCGCAAAACCGGGACGGGCCTTGCGCCGGGGTTTTCGGCGGAGGAGCTGCTGGCCAGGGTGCCGGAGGTCAGGGGCCTTTGCCGTGTGGAGGCCGTCCAGCCCCTGAACCTGGACAGCACCAACATATCCCCCGGGGACTGGCTCCTGATAGCGGAGGTGATAGAGGAGAATTACGGCCGCTTTGACGGCTTTGTTATATGCCACGGCACGGACACCCTGGCCTATACCGCCGCCGCGCTCTCCTATCTCATACAGAACACCGGCAAGCCCATCGTTCTGACCGGGGCTCAGCGGCCTATCGACCGGGAGGACACCGACGCAAGGCAGAACCTTCTTGACAGCTTCAGCTATGCGTGCAGCGGGGACAGCGGGGTGTGCATAGTATTCGGCGGCCATGTGATAGCGGGGACCAGGGCCAGAAAGACCCGTACCAAGAGCTATAACGCCTTTTCAAGCCTCAACTTCCCGGATATCGCGGAGCTTCGGGACCGGCGGGTGGTGCGCTTCATACCCTATAAGGGGGCGGGGGAGCCGGTTTTCACCCATAAGCTCAATACCCGGGTGGCCCTTCTGAAGCTGATACCCGGCCTGCCGCCGGAGATGTTTACCTCCTTTGGGGGGCTCTGCGACGGGCTGATAATCGAGAGCTACGGCGTGGGCGGCATCCCGGACGCGTACCTTTCGGAGCTTGAAAGCATACTGAACGCGGGCAAGACCGTAGTGCTTGCCACCCAGGTGCCCCAGGAGGGCAGCGACCTGTCGGTGTATCAGGTGGGCCACAGGCTCAAGGAGCGGGAGGGGCTTCTGGAGCCCTACGACATGACCCTGGAGGCGGCGGTGACAAAGCTTATGTGGGCGCTGGCGAGGACCAGGGAGCCGGGGGAGGTCAGGCGGCTTTTCTATACGCCGGTGAATTATGATCTGCTGTTTTGA